ACTCACCCCTTCCTTAATTTCTTTATTCTTTGACATCCATTCATTCTTAAATTTATTTATAGAAAATTGCAGTGTTCTAACCACCATCAAGAAGCATCCTACCGGTATAGAAAAGTATGCCATCCATATAGGTATCCCTAGCGCTGGAGATGTCTGTCCCATCCTCATCTGAGCTTTTAATATGCCAAAAGCCAAGTAAACAATGATTAGACAGAAGGCAGTAACTACAAGTATTCTCACGATGTATAATACTTTTTTAAAAAAACTTGGTGAAATTTCATCTAAAATTTGTACAGAAAAGTGTGCATTTTTTTTAGCGGCTGTACCTATTCCTAAGAATATAATCCAAACCAAAATATATCTAGCTAATTCTTCCGCCCATGGCACCGCTACTAACTGTGTGTATCTAAAAAAGGTAGCCATAAAAACAAGAACGCACATTAGTGGAAGTAATATAGTGATGAGAATTTCTTCAAAATTATCTATAATACTAAGTATTTTTCGCATCTTCTTCCTCCTTTGAAGATATAACATGCAAATAACAATGATACGTTACTGAATAAACCAATTTTTCTAAACCTATTTTTTGGGTGAATAGAGCACAATATCTTGCATTGTGCTCTATTCCTTTGTACCTCTGGCCAACTATTCTGTTAATGCTTTGATGTAATCCGCATTGATTTGATC
The sequence above is drawn from the Clostridium formicaceticum genome and encodes:
- a CDS encoding TRAP transporter small permease, whose amino-acid sequence is MRKILSIIDNFEEILITILLPLMCVLVFMATFFRYTQLVAVPWAEELARYILVWIIFLGIGTAAKKNAHFSVQILDEISPSFFKKVLYIVRILVVTAFCLIIVYLAFGILKAQMRMGQTSPALGIPIWMAYFSIPVGCFLMVVRTLQFSINKFKNEWMSKNKEIKEGVS